A window from Toxoplasma gondii ME49 chromosome IX, whole genome shotgun sequence encodes these proteins:
- a CDS encoding PHD-finger domain-containing protein (encoded by transcript TGME49_291000) has protein sequence MDSSDAGISASGASDSVCNASSGKTNPTSETQPNPPPPSPSKQRHSNSLPSSSSPSSSPAASSPISSFSESPSPPCVSPSLISAPSSSSSASCSAAPASSSSPLRSSSSSQTSVTAALPHPAELSVLQATEVCRHLMQTRRAKVRDRKTAKRIAKRFPNVNKIWADLSFDLDDDGTRCDICGNYDSLPGHDEMLLCDGCDVAVHQTCYYVKTVPKADWYCQYCEEKNKAKANVAKLQRLAAKASGKATDKQVETTLKTEVDRLTGEMESVCVLPKRCPLCPRSFGAHVRCGEDFRMWVHVNCAVWVPETWIVGVDYAGGLEGIPAWRFETLCDICGVDEGAVVKCSVGDCPALFHPICAIIAGYGMNLTGQIDYVRKNDTTFHAFCLRHRGYTFRESVDAEEPVEYLYRHPDAEHPFLRVTNLVRRNRDIIFFTKQCHAENSTWGLRLGAYLIKELNENLVALRAVWKRIDDICAPRSQPSSASSSISLDNRKALPVGSLGDEGRNAEDVEMHTDSTQGASVPTLTG, from the exons ATGGATTCGAGTGATGCCGGCATCAGCGCCTCAGGCGCGTCTGACTCTGTCTGCAATGCTTCTTCGGGGAAAACGAATCCTACGTCCGAAACACAGCCGAATCCTCCACCTCCTTCCCCTtcaaaacagagacattcgAACAGtttgccgtcttcttcctccccgtcttcttcgcctgctgcttcctcgcccatttcgtctttttccgagtctccctcccctccgtgtgtttctccttctcttatctctgcgccttcatcttcttcctctgcgtcttgctCGGCTGCccctgcctcctcttcttcgcctcttcgttcctcgTCGAGCTCGCAGACTTCTGTGACGGCTGCGTTGCCACACCCGGCTGAGCTGAGTGTTCTGCAGGCAACAGAAGTTTGCCGACATTTGATGCAGACCCGAAGAGCCAAGGTTCGCGACAGGAAGACGGCCAAGAGGATTGCCAAGCGATTTCCGAATGTCAACAAAATTTGGGCGGACCTCAGCTTCGATTTAGATGACGACGGGACCAGATGCGACATCTGCGGGAACTACGACTCTTTGCCA GGACATGACGAGATGCTTCTGTGCGATGGCTGTGACGTGGCAGTCCACCAGACCTGCTACTACGTCAAAACAGTCCCGAAAGCAGACTGGTATTGCCAGTactgcgaagaaaagaacaaagcAAAGGCAAATGTCGCAAAACTCCAGCGCCTCGCTGCCAAGGCGTCTGGGAAGGCAACCGACAAGCAAGTCGAAA CAACTCTGAAAACAGAAGTGGATCGCCTGACGGGAGAGATGGAgtccgtctgcgtcttgcCGAAACGCTgccctctctgtcctcgGAGCTTCGGGGCTCATGTGCGCTGCGGCGAAG ATTTCCGGATGTGGGTGCACGTAAACTGCGCCGTCTGGGTCCCCGAAACTTGGATCGTCGGCGTGGACTATGCTGGTGGTCTCGAAGGTATTCCTGCTTGGCGATTCGAAACACTCTGTGACATTTGTGGAGTTGATGAAGGCGCCGTGGTCAAATGCTCTGTCGGCGATTGCCCTGCTCTCTTCCATCCCATCTGCGCCATCATCGCCGGCTATGGCATGAATCTCACAG GGCAAATTGACTATGTGAGAAAGAACGACACGACGTTCCATGCATTTTGCTTGCGACATCGAGGCTACAcatttcgagagtctgtGGATGCGGAAGAACCGGTGGAGTATCTGTACAGACATCCCGATGCGGAACACCCCTTTCTTCGGGTGACGAATCTCGTCCGCAGAAATCGTGACATTATCTTT TTCACCAAGCAATGCCACGCAGAGAACTCGACATGGGGCTTGCGTCTCGGCGCCTACCTGATCAAG GAACTGAACGAAAATCTCGTTGCCCTACGAGCTGTGTGGAAGCGCATCGACGACATCTGTGCCCCCCGTTCGCAgccttcttccgcctcttccAGCATCTCTTTAGATAACAGAAAAGCGCTTCCTGTGGGGAGTCTcggcgacgaaggcaggAACGCTGAGGATGTAGAAATGCATACTGATTCTACGCAAGGCGCATCCGTCCCGACGCTCACCGGATAG
- a CDS encoding HEAT repeat-containing protein (encoded by transcript TGME49_290990) translates to MAGNEAPSASSAAPSSPSSESPRDQVSSGAPRSNEFPQILPVPQAAASASSAARGRTAQPQADGSVSRGGAAAAVSCGGDGSTSSATATGSRTRGSVTACGIKVLSLPEASRSQKQTLSRPDVLSRHAHQYVDIRELRKAVASEPGPLILPPPGQVGAPVPAAVPTPAWPGLHDVGLSTQKGVKSSEGIPTGFFFPSELNPSPSSLAGGIVTFASPDFFPATVSGLAASTSMSWPVSVGISAGGRGHAATTPFAAPPGAAAYPLSHARIPGGDLVYYLTAGVVLPGGAGAGVVPAGALGAGTILPPGATFLSHASAGENNGGAMVSAQNARVGDHVALAGKAKQGANAQHNTGGGSENPADGQTSDAAGYGEDGRTGEGGKASTRVPRLIAHVALMQQLMPSFLDERPAHQLQGVEALNALLLHSKKTLFRWLEECGSTTAAASSCSASRCPDTSSSPVGSSTGMETQSLAFSGGSIPPPGLDCLFLSVRVSLLHLIAGGLLTSAEVAARCAAIRCLALLAHLAAAGAVFAGPATLAAPRAEGNKPQRQHGDLPTDAAKIPALVLGASRRAREELAAQTQQGKKSIQEKSENDGPAWTEAELEACEGASTIVRCCLILLAHMTGDCCTMGRLAALSALTSLVPFISQEMALACLQRPLFPPTTSSPLARLRTLLRTDLEEATSRARKTAEVASEQSLLAEPSASGDSVSSPWRLAGIAGTLAGEGERAHRSHHTVAGQELQTRISQLPLPVGWLLLSLDDNNFRVRQSAFVLLRRLLESYTRDADALKESEKKTQQGSNSFTQTVQLLIWDYLSDPVQVVQAAAAAILPPLSLTIPLRDGAFRRAIFPLLQAKEKSTRMIFLRILPLCKTLNARGRKVEVQGLLRCPYSREDEHEVAACFAEVVFAAYHGLWDKIAGRGETGGRAGGDQSSYSSEARKKELEMLHVFRIFAPASRRKRTQLALATNWGRREWELRLLPLMRRDAGAAGAFQKLREQEAEHGGEQEREHTGHLSDSEKSRTCFNGRSPAGRPGRPAEGDEQDAVPVFSGRERNVSRDREGAFLSPFLLLKKEREEEDNRLTQVLPLDVQLSIPETALQFSLAFQRVLPTHAIERQLAAADCLLSHLHLEEEDRQEEGDFSADETDGRPDPGGSCLAREDADGGGASGCTQVQRRGSAVGDVLACARRDSDMSVEPEREAKKGEDSCLDLALAVWLRRRETRFPRPATRRRSFSRLFCDRGSRGAKLSLVSLLDRRPCFQRPGERGTTSEASPTLLNDELWRLLHSEIPCRAGTCRQALRSIRPVLAFPLSFPFSPFKGSQIPSQRPLSSSAKSLSLDGLFSFEDEEERLFRFVERRARKVGSGLATPGGRSPTDRSLNRQRKSQVPAAQKSEARGPTGGGAFERPVSEDPATVVLPLLPSPSLADALVLAVLQRERGRERTRQRAKRERDARAEAAYAQQCPSTNTKTLASCQTQEENLGAPGSGKRPRLSLFSFSVNAKLSAKPAVSTSQEKREVPFLKGPSSSSLSSSSSCSSSSFAGVLDSDEGSLRPQGVPVRHRHRASGCFCSSDAPVRAQLAIRASAWATQDSLARAKKRSLSPVCFSFLLEGQRKRRRGGGGASAGWWGLAGANGDSEERGLWEEEDESSWRTMVDREGPQSETAIEPLAQTLELRPPVWSSLCRMLCREALLREQSMLAFALFRFRRPGPAGCPISKTQLRSSRSSSPSSSLSSSPAASSSLTCPSVSSPPTGCLSLSSLARIYVKARRSGASASSLAASLPRSFCVWRNVLVSSRLQAIAATALLASPSLVISPPDLLPHSRLLGLLSRSSFQRDFACGDSPRDRADACAETLWEANSRCASRGHSYLNSQTHSLSSSPCSLSSLSSLSFPFVVSLECPNWEVALEVYIHQSVIASTGLAALLPLEGGEGTSEGRTLARSSCSFSPFFSSSGALALSRQSPASADMSRLLLAEALAGLVPRPLRFSCSRGAVVWLEATVDVLFADSEEDWERESVGVLRASTHARGGAESGLKVPGAAGASSWRRQKLCAAVRELSCVPVRTFSESKAEREEKRKHLFRETSDLVLCVKGTTALRVESRAGQPGCKREERGTQFRDLSAFSPSRASSSSANVEKANAFARPKAALERLQTATPGAGREADSVSFSRQTPSLLVRAVLAGTTKSVRSSSLSQVDTEEERRNCAVGRGPGPETTSHSGVCTPEGDDMRDQWSRWGDGEHREDCLSAVGPKQKRQTSGVTFSSANGPRAAYPSSRVSSLLQSRTSLDSCCSASECIGGQDLRSVTSSLDSRRSAWNGVQIRRKPSSAVLPTSTVVVPLFASGAELASSPPFAGRSQSTRERRAAQIGVGRPGTASGRACPNSSCPDTAESDADRDESPDLQNIGMKTKRIQFFRVHEVEKLTGNWARARVTFPLCMDAATSGPFPVDLVVCVIQTGRVEHCGQRQREASLSTGCTRRVVGASEMQRKQTNPQILVSVSDAKRIWLQPEWV, encoded by the exons ATGGCGGGGAACGAGGCaccttctgcctcgtccgCTGCACCAAGCAGTCCCTCCTCAGAGTCGCCTCGTGACCAGGTGTCCTCTGGTGCTCCACGAAGCAACGAGTTTCCGCAGATTCTCCCAGTCCCGCAGGCAGCCGcgtccgcttcttccgccgCTCGCGGTCGAACCGCGCAGCCACAAGCAGACGGAAGTGTTTCTCGCGGAGGCGCTGCCGCCGCAGTTTCATGTGGAGGTGACGGGAGCACGTCTTCGGCAACAGCAACTGGGAGCAGAACACGAGGTTCGGTGACAGCATGCGGGATCAAGGTCCTTTCGTTGCCCGAAGCGAGTCGGAGTCAGAAACAAACTCTGTCTCGCCCAGACGTGCTGTCTCGCCATGCTCACCAGTATGTGGATATAAGGGAACTGCGAAAGGCCGTGGCCTCTGAGCCCGGCCCTCTCATCTTGCCTCCACCCGGCCAGGTTGGAGCGCCGGTACCGGCCGCTGTCCCCACACCCGCATGGCCTGGCCTCCATGATGTCGGTCTGTCCACGCAGAAAGGCGTTAAATCTTCCGAGGGCATTCCGAccggttttttcttcccctctgaGTTGAATCCTTCGCCGTCCTCACTTGCCGGTGGAATCGTgaccttcgcttctcccgaTTTCTTCCCGGCCACTGTCTCCGGTTTGGCGGCGAGCACGTCGATGAGCtggcctgtctccgttggCATTTCCGCTGGGGGTCGTGGACATGCGGCGACCACTCCCTTCGCAGCTCCGCCTGGTGCAGCGGCTTATCCACTTTCCCATGCACGAATTCCAGGAGGAGATCTTGTCTATTACCTGACTGCAGGTGTCGTGCTCCCAGGAGGAGCCGGCGCGGGCGTTGTCCCCGCAGGCGCCCTCGGGGCTGGCACAATCCTTCCTCCCGGCGCAACATTTCTCTCGCATGCATCTGCTGGAGAGAACAATGGTGGAGCCATGGTCTCTGCGCAGAACGCCAGAGTTGGCGACCACGTGGCTCTAGCGGGGAAGGCGAAACAGGGGGCCAATGCACAGCACAACACAGGGGGGGGATCTGAGAACCCGGCAGATGGGCAGACCAGCGACGCCGCAGGCTATGGAGAAGACGGGAGGACAGGCGAGGGCGGCAAAGCATCTACTCGAGTTCCTCGCCTCATCGCGCATGTTGCCCTGATGCAGCAGCTGATGCCCAGTTTCCTGGATGAGAGACCTGCTCATCAACTTCAGGGTGTCGAGGCGTTGAatgctctccttcttcactcaAAAAAGACCCTTTTCCGGTGGCTTGAAGAGTGCGGATCAACGACTGCAGCGGCTTCGTCATGCTCTGCGTCGCGCTGTCCTGACACTTCTTCCAGCCCCGTCGGTTCCTCGACCGGGATGGAGACTCAGTCTCTGGCCTTCTCAGGGGGTTCGATTCCTCCACCGGGCTTGGACTGTCTTTTTCTGAGTGttcgcgtgtctctgcttcaccTCATTGCGGGAGGTTTGCTGACTTCCGCTGAGGTCGCGGCTCGGTGTGCGGCTATCCGGTGTCTTGCTCTCTTGGCTCACCTAGCTGCAGCGGGCGCTGTCTTCGCGGGACCCGCGACACTCGCGGCGCCTCGCGCGGAGGGGAACAAACCGCAGAGACAACACGGGGATCTTCCGACTGACGCAGCGAAGATTCCCGCACTCGTGCTCGGCGCCTCGCGGCGGGCGAGGGAGGAGCTCGCCGCCCAAACACaacaggggaagaagagcatACAGGAAAAAAGTGAGAACGATGGGCCAGCGTGGACAGAGGCTGAATTAGAAGCTTGCGAAGGTGCCTCAACCATCGTCCGTTGTTGCCTCATTCTTCTTGCGCACATGACAG GTGACTGCTGCACCATGGGCCGCCTCGCAGCCCTGTCTGCTCTGACGTCTCTGGTGCCTTTCATCTCTCAAGAGATGgctctcgcctgtctgcaGCGGCCACTGTTTCCTCCGACGACTTCAAGCCCGCTCGCGCGCCTCCGAACTCTGCTCAGAACGGATCTCGAGGAAGCAACatcgagagcgaggaagacggcgGAGGTTGCATCTGAGCAGAGTCTCCTCGCAGAGCCTTCTGCAAGTGGCGACTCTGTCTCGAGTCCCTGGCGCCTGGCTGGGATAGCCGGGACGCTCGCTGGCGAGGGCGAGCGCGCCCATCGTTCCCACCATACCGTGGCGGGCCAGGAGCTCCAGACTAGGATCTCTCAGTTGCCGCTGCCTGTCGGCTGGCTTTTGCTCTCTCTGGACGACAACAATTTTCGCGTCCGACAATCGGCATtcgttctgcttcgtcgGCTGCTGGAGAGCTACACTCGGGACGCGGACGCGTtaaaggagagcgagaagaagacgcagcaggGCAGCAACTCGTTTACGCAGACCGTTCAACTCCTCATCTGGGACTACCTCTCGGATCCTGTGCAGGTCGTCCAAGCCGCGGCCGCCGCAAttcttccgcctctttctctcaccATTCCTTTGCGCGACGGCGCTTTCCGGCGAGCGATCTTTCCGCTGCTgcaagcgaaggagaaatcCACGCGCATGATCTTCCTGCGGATCTTGCCGCTGTGCAAAACCCTGAACGCCCGCGGGCGCAAAGTTGAAGTCCAGGGCCTCCTGCGGTGTCCTTACagccgagaagacgagcacGAAGTCGCCGCGTGCTTTGCAGAAGTCGTCTTCGCGGCGTACCACGGGCTCTGGGACAAAATTGCTGGACGCGGAGAGACCGGAGGGCGTGCAGGCGGAGACCAGAGTTCGTACAGTTccgaagcgagaaagaaagaattGGAAATGCTCCACGTCTTCCGAATTTTCGCTCCTGCGAgtcggagaaaacgaacgcagCTCGCTCTTGCCACCAACTGGGGGAGGCGCGAGTGGGAACTCCGTCTTCTGCCGCTCATGCGAAGAGACGCCGGCGCGGCAGGAGCTTTCCAAAAGctgagagaacaagaggcaGAACACGGGggcgaacaagagagagaacacacCGGTCATCTGTCGGACTCAGAGAAAAGCCGCACCTGTTTCAATGGGCGCAGTCCGGCAGGCAGACCAGGGAGGCCagctgaaggagacgaacaagATGCGGTGCCTGTTTTCAgcgggcgagagaggaacgttTCTAGGGACCGCGAAGgcgcctttctgtctccattccttcttctcaagaaagagcgagaagaagaagacaaccgTCTGACTCAAGTCTTGCCTCTCGACGTCCAGCTGAGCATCCCGGAGACGGCTCTccagttttctctcgccttccagCGCGTCCTGCCGACGCACGCTATCGAGCGTCAGCTGGCGGCAGCCGACTGTCTCCTGAGCCACCTCCACCtagaggaggaagacagacaggaggaaggagactttTCTGCTGACGAGACAGATGGAAGGCCGGATCCGGGCGGGTCTTGCTTGGCGCGAGAAGATGCTGACGGAGGCGGGGCGTCGGGGTGCACGCAGGTGCAGAGACGGGGCTCTGCAGTTGGAGACGTCCTCGCATGTGCAAGGCGAGACTCAGATATGTCGGTTGAACctgaaagagaggcgaagaaaggcgaagacagTTGCCTTGACCTCGCGCTCGCTGTCTGGTTGCGGCGACGAGAGACGCGGTTCCCTCGTCCGGCGACTCGGCGGCggtcgttttctcgcctgtTTTGCGACAGAGGCTCGCGAGGCGCGAagctgtctctcgtttctcttctcgatcGCCGCCCCTGTTTCCAACGACCTGGTGAGCGCGGAACAACATCGGAGGCTTCTCCCACGCTGCTGAACGACGAACTGTGGCGCCTGCTCCACAGTGAAATTCCCTGCCGAGCAGGCACGTGTCGCCAGGCGTTGCGGAGCATCCGCCCagttctcgcgtttcctctttcgttccCTTTTTCGCCTTTCAAGGGATCCCAGATTCCGTCTCAGAGGCCTCTCAGTTCCTCCGCGAAGTCGCTGAGTCTCGAtggtctcttctctttcgaggacgaggaggagcgGCTCTTCCGATTCGTGGAAAGACGAGCGCGGAAGGTGGGAAGCGGACTTGCGACTCCAGGAGGGCGTTCTCCAACAGATCGCAGTTTGAACAGGCAGCGTAAGAGCCAGGTGCCTGCTgcacagaagagcgaggcgagggGTCCTACCGGTGGAGGCGCGTTCGAGCGACCTGTCTCCGAAGATCCGGCTACTGTAGTCCTCCCCCttctgccttcgccttctctcgcggaCGCGCTTGTTCTCGCAgtgctgcagagagagagaggacgcgagaggacgaggcagagagccaagagagagagagacgcgcgagcaGAAGCAGCGTATGCGCAACAGTGTCCCAGCACAAACACCAAGACACTCGCCTCATGTCAAACCCAAGAAGAAAACTTGGGGGCACCAGGATCGGGGAAGCGACCCCgcctttcgctcttttccttctctgtcaaCGCAAAACTTTCAGCGAAGCCTGCGGTTTCAACCTCtcaggagaaaagggaggtGCCATTTCTCAAGggtccttcctcctcttctttgtcttcgtcctcttcttgttcttcttcctcttttgcTGGCGTCCTTGACAGTGACGAAGGGAGTCTACGGCCTCAGGGTGTGCCTGTGCGCCACAGGCACAGGGCCTCGGGGTGTTTCTGTTCGTCGGACGCTCCCGTTCGAGCCCAACTAGCGATCCGAGCGAGTGCGTGGGCCACACAAGACAGCCTCGCaagggcgaagaagaggtcgctgtctccagtctgcttttccttcctGCTCGAAGGccagcgaaagagacgacgaggTGGCGGAGGTGCCTCTGCGGGCTGGTGGGGTCTGGCGGGGGCGAACGGGGACAGCGAAGAACGAGGCTTGtgggaagaggaggacgagtCCTCGTGGAGGACTATGGTCGACCGAGAAGGCCCCCAAAGCGAGACAGCGATAGAGCCGTTGGCACAGACGCTGGAACTCCGGCCGCCTGTCTGGTCGAGCCTCTGTCGCATGTTGTGTCGCGAAGCGTTGCTGCGCGAGCAAAGTATGCTCGCTTTCGCTCTGTTCCGGTTCCGGAGGCCCGGACCGGCAGGCTGTCCAATCTCAAAGACCCAgctccgttcttctcgctcttcctccccctcttcttctctttcgtcttctcctgccgcttcttcttctctcacttgTCCTTCTGTGAGTAGTCCACCGACGGGATGTCTGTCACTGTCTTCTTTGGCTCGGATTTACGTCAAAGCTCGAAGGTCAGGAGCGTCTGCATCTTCGCTCGCGGCGAGTCTCCCCCGCTCCTTCTGTGTGTGGCGCAACGTGCTCGTGTCGAGTCGACTCCAGGCCATTGCAGCCACGGCTCTCCtagcgtctccttctcttgtcATCAGTCCCCCAGATCTCCTTCCCCACTCGCGCCTCTtgggtcttctctcccgctcttcCTTTCAGCGCGACTTTGCGTGCGGAGACTCACCCCGGGACAGGGCCGATGCATGTGCTGAGACATTGTGGGAAGCAAATTCTCGCTGCGCTTCAAGAGGACACTCTTATCTCAACTCTCAGAcacactctctctcttcttctccatgctctctctcttcgttgtcttctctgtcttttccctTTGTTGTTTCTCTGGAGTGTCCGAACTGGGAAGTGGCCTtggaggtgtacatacaccagaGCGTGATTGCGTCAACGGGGCTCGCGGCGTTGCTTCCCCTGGAAGGCGGCGAGGGGACCAGCGAGGGGCGGACGCTGGCGCGATCCAGCTGCAGTTTTTCACCGTTTTTCAGTTCATCGGGTGCCTTGGCGCTGTCTAGGCAAAGTCCTGCGAGCGCAGACATGTCGCGCCTGCTTCTTGCGGAGGCTCTCGCAGGCCTAGtgcctcgtcctcttcgcttctcgtgtAGCAGGGGCGCAGTCGTGTGGCTGGAGGCGACGGTCGATGTGCTTTTCGCGGACTCGGAAGAAGACTGGGAGCGGGAGTCTGTCGGCGTGCTCAGAGCCTCCACGCATGCGCGAGGGGGTGCTGAGAGCGGCTTGAAAGTTCCAGGCGCGGCCGGGGCGTCGAgttggaggagacagaaactgtGTGCAGCGGTCCGGGAGCTCTCCTGCGTTCCAGTTCGGACGTTTTCCGAGtcgaaagcagagagagaagaaaagcgaaaacacTTGTTCCGAGAGACCTCGGATTTGGTGCTCTGCGTCAAGGGGACGACGGCGCTTCGCGTGGAGTCCAGAGCCGGGCAGCCGGGGTgcaagagggaggagagaggaactcaGTTCCGTGACCTGTCCGCCTTTTCGCCTTCCCGCGCCTCGAGCTCTTCTGCGAatgtggagaaggcgaacgctTTTGCGAGACCGAAGGCGGCTCTGGAGAGGCTGCAGACCGCGACGCCGGGCGCAGGGCGAGAAGCCgactctgtttccttttcccgaCAAACGCCGTCCCTGCTGGTTCGCGCCGTTTTGGCGGGTACAACGAAGAGTGTGCGGTCGTCGTCGCTTTCGCAGGTTGacaccgaagaagaacgcagaaacTGCGCAGTCGGCCGCGGACCTGGACCTGAGACTACATCTCACTCCGGTGTTTGTACGCCAGAGGGCGACGACATGAGAGATCAGTGGAGTCGTTGGGGAGATGGCGAGCACCGCGAAGACTGTCTGTCGGCGGTGGGTCcgaaacagaaacgacaAACAAGTGGTGTAACGTTCTCGTCAGCAAACGGCCCGAGGGCTGCCTACCCTTCTTCGAGGGTTTCAAGCCTCCTACAAAGCAGGACTTCTCTCGATTCCTGTTGCTCTGCTTCCGAGTGTATCGGGGGTCAGGATTTGAGAAGTGTGACGTCTTCGCTGGACTCGAGGCGATCCGCGTGGAACGGCGTGCAGATTCGCAGAAAGCCAAGCTCTGCGGTGCTCCCCACTTCCACCGTTGTCGtgcctctcttcgcgtctgGCGCCGAACttgcctcttcgcctcccttcgCTGGACGTTCGCAGTCGACGCGCGAGCGCAGGGCCGCACAAATTGGGGTCGGGCGCCCAGGCACAGCCTCGGGACGCGCCTGTCCAAACTCGAGCTGTCCAGACACCGCAGAGTCGGATGCAGATCGCGACGAATCTCCCGACCTACAAAACATAGggatgaagacgaagagaataCAGTTCTTTCGTGTGCACGAAGTCGAGAAACTGACGGGCAACTGGGCGAGAGCACGAGTCACGTTTCCCCTCTGTATGGACGCCGCCACGAGTGGGCCCTTCCCTG TCGACTTGGTCGTCTGCGTCATACAAACCGGGAGGGTCGAGCACTGCGGTCAGCGCCAGCGGGAGGCGTCGCTTTCAACAGGTTGCACGAGACGCGTCGTCGGAGCGAGCGAAATGCAACGCAAGCAGACGAACCCCCAAATTCTG GTCTCTGTAAGTGATGCGAAGAGGATCTGGCTGCAACCTGAGTGGGTCTGA
- a CDS encoding glycine C-acetyltransferase, putative (encoded by transcript TGME49_290980), with product MASGATYFTRGTGSPFLGAGVEWASNIDLFLCAFLSASVLGILLAFFNDEVSWGSLRWSWIATQLLPITPCSSHAVYKDVETALAKAARNKAGSKRALEEFLAALQDGTVMVLLSKWSARGFERLAFYWQALKIKYTAQSRRQFFYQMQKVQLKLEIKPGETEMQSYNDAKRYMKSRDLWPFAYEVSNVKDTQVICEGVRAYPMSSYSYLDFVREPLVQEAALAAGRTWSTGNHGARMLGGNMRILRDLEKMVGRFFGREDSLLCATGFLATMSSICAVAKEGDLIVGDNRLHASLRSGMKLSGAKEMLFRHNNWHHLQQTLAKHRRKYKNCWIVIESVYSMDGDIADLPVVRRLADQYNCRILLDEAHGLGVLGKTGRGLEEHFNMPGAADVIVGTFSKSIGGVGGYITGDNDLVEFLDFHAPGSVFSAPLTAYSAGGAMMAFELMQGEQSWRIAKAQENAKYLRHALQTGLGLWPKDYPAERKFELEGVACTTVIPVVFPHDGDRVFRVTQAMLKRGWMVAAAAYPACPLNRPRIRVTATAAYNQKMMDEFVKSLVEVTVECPPTDMLR from the exons ATGGCTTCGGGTGCAACGTACTTCACCCGCGGGACTGGGAGCCCGTTTCTGGGCGCAGGCGTCGAGTGGGCCTCGAATATCGACCTGTTCCtgtgcgcgtttctctccgcctccgtGCTTGGCATTCTCCTGGCTTTTTTCAACGACGAAGTGAGCTGGGGATCCCTCCGATGGAGTTGGATCGCGACGCAGCTGCTCCCTATCACGCCCTGCTCCTCCCATGCCGTCTACAAAGACGTGGAGACCGCTCTCGCGAAGGCCGCGAGAAACAAAGCAGGAAGCAAACGCGCGCTCGAAGAGTTCCTCGCTGCCCTGCAAGACGGCACTGTCATGGTCCTTCTCTCCAAATGGTCCGCGCGTGGCTTCGAGCGCCTCGCGTTCTACTGGCAAGCGCTGAAGATCAAGTACACCGCCCAGAGTCGCCGCCAGTTCTTCTACCAGATGCAGAAAGTCCAACTCAAACTCGAAATCAAACCCGGCGAAACGGAGATGCAGTCCTACAACGACGCGAAACGCTACATGAAATCCAGGGACCTCTGGCCTTTCGCCTACGAAGTCTCCAACGTAAAGGACACTCAAGTCATTTGCGAAGGCGTACGCGCCTACCCCATGAGCTCCTACAGCTACCTCGACTTCGTCAGAGAGCCTCTC gTCCAAGAAGCGGCGTTGGCGGCAGGTCGCACGTGGTCGACCGGAAATCACGGAGCGCGTATGTTGGGAGGGAACATGCGGATTTTGCGTGACTTGGAGAAGATGGTGGGACGTTTTTTCGGGCGCGAAGACTCGCTGCTGTGTGCTACGGGTTTCCTCGCGACGATGAGCTCGATCTGCGCTGTggcgaaggaaggagacttgATCGTTGGCGACAACCGGCTGCATGCGAGTCTGCGGTCGGGCATGAAGCTGTCCGGGGCGAAGGAGATGCTCTTCCGCCACAACAACTGGCACCACCTGCAGCAGACGCTGGCAAAGCATCGCAGAAAATACAAAAACTGCTGGATCGTCATCGAGTCGGTTTACTCGATGGACGGCGACATCGCGGACTTGCCCGTGGTACGGCGTCTGGCGGACCAATACAACTGCCGCATCCTCCTAGACGAGGCTCACGGCCTCGGCGTGCTCGGGAAGACCGGGCGCGGGCTCGAGGAGCACTTCAACATGCCTGGAGCTGCAGACGTGATCGTCGGCACCTTCAGCAAGTCAATCGGCGGCGTTGGCGGCTACATCACGGGCGACAATGACCTCGTCGAGTTCCTCGACTTCCACGCTCCTGGCAGCGTCTTCTCGGCACCCCTCACGGCGTACTCCGCAGGCGGTGCCATGATGGCCTTCGAGCTAATGCAGGGCGAGCAGAGCTGGCGCATTGCGAAGGCACAGGAAAACGCGAAGTACCTCAGACACGCACTCCAGACAGGCCTCGGACTCTGGCCCAAAGACTACCCTGCGGAGCGCAAGTTCGAGCTGGAGGGCGTCGCATGCACGACAGTCATCCCTGTCGTCTTCCCCCACGACGGTGACCGAGTCTTTCGAGTCACTCAGGCTATGCTCAAGCGCGGCTGGATGGTGGCCGCGGCGGCCTACCCCGCGTGCCCCTTGAACCGACCTCGAATTCGAGTCACTGCCACCGCTGCATACAATCAGAAGATGATGGACGAA